A stretch of DNA from Odontesthes bonariensis isolate fOdoBon6 chromosome 5, fOdoBon6.hap1, whole genome shotgun sequence:
AGCTGTAATACTACATACAAGTTTGATGTTTGATGTTGCTGTAAAATAGCTTAAAGGAGAAAGTACGTTGTCCTAAATGCAACCTAAATCAGTCTAAACCAGACTGATAGGTGGAACATGGTATAGAGAAAGTTTGGAATGTCTCATGATCCAAAGCATCAAATATAAAACACTGTGAGACAGTGTGATAGCTTCCAGAGGCAGTGAGTCACGAGTGTTTGTTGATGGTTTTAACACAGAGATAAGCAGCTAGATGAGTTCAAATATATTACGACTGCTCAGATTCAGTCAAACGCAGAAGTACCGTTCTTGATACTGCAGACAGACAATGACCCAAAACATACGCAAATACAATCCAAGAGCTTTTGAAAGTAAAGAACCCATTCAAGCTGCATTTTACTTTCAAGACAAAACTGAAAGGAAGTTGGGGGCCCATGATTCGACGGATACGGTGGTTGTCTTCCAATCAGCAGATCAGACCCTAGGGCCCTTAACATGCTGACGTGTCATTTGAAGAAAAATGTAACCCCCACATGCCCCTAATATCCTTATCTATGGGTgattattgaaaaaaatataaaggaGAAAAACCGAGGTTGGGTTAAAAGGCACCACATATGTGGCAACCATTTATTTTAAAGACCTACAACAAAcgaagacagctgcagtaaagGCCAGGCAAACAATCACAAAAAGCAAAAGTCATTGTGTGGTGACGTGCGTGGCTCCAGACTTTAGATCGTTATCTGCAAAGGAATCTCAAAATGATAAAGATGAACATTCTCTGGGTGGTTAGCTGTCCAAACATATTTGAGCTCTTCCACAATAAAGAGCCGTAGCTCATAAAGATGTCCTCAAATTGGACCTCATCTAAATCTAAGGTGAAGTTTTGAAACTGATAAAATTATTTGAAAGAAATACTCAACAGTCACCACATTTTTTGAGACAAACAGTGAATATCCTAATGTAGTAACTTACAGTGTGTTTCGTTTTATAACATACCAGAGGCCACAGAGTGggctggataaaaaaaaaacacaaagacaaaagggGTGGTCAAAAAGCTCAGACAAAGGATATGATAAAAGCTCtagtaagattttttttaagctgTCAGATCATTTTCCCTAATCAAAACTTGAGTAAACATAAGCAAACCAAGGGAAATCCTGGTCTGCTTATTCACATACTCATAGCATCCATGTAAACAAGGATGTAATTAAGTAAGTGAGGAGGTAAACTCTGTTGCACAGGCATGCAGTTCGTCCCGACACTTACATGAAGTTTACTCAATGAGAGCATGGACGAGGCTTGTTGTAGAGAAAGGGGGCAGACTGGCGAAGCCTCAGGCTAACTACAACTGATTCATGCTCATACTACTAGAAGTGCACTCAGTTGACCCATATTAAACAAAGAGAGCGAAAATGAGGAGGGGAGGGACTTCAGTGGAGGGAGGCAGAGATCAGTTGATAATCCCATGTTTTTACAAGCCAGTTGAATGGGTTCAAGACAATCGTGTGGTTAATGGAGCAACACTCTAGTAATATTTAACCGGTTACCACTATTACAACTAGTTATGGAAGATTGTGGTTTTGCCATGTAATCCAAGATCTGAACCAAGCAGAAAACACACCAGATAATACCTGGCTAATTGAGAGTGGTAACTGATCgtcaataaatgcattttttacCTATTTTAGAtgtgaaatattttcattttttgagAGGGTTGATCAATAATTCTCCCCTTTTTTACTCAAAAATGTAACAAGCATTTACAGTGCTATTGAGGGGCAGCAGTATTCACTGTCTACTTTGTTAACTCTTATTGCATGCTGCCCATGAAACTGAATACATTTACTGCAGCAGTCTGATTTTGTGGTGATGCAGCTCTCCATCAGCCTCTATTCTATGCTCCTACATTAAATTGTGCTTTtagagttttttatttttacatataTTTCTTTGATTTTGGATGATGCGTTTGAATAGATACAATagcagcaaaaacaaacaaacaaaaaagagcaTCTCACTTAACCCCACAGCAGAATAAGCATAATGCTTTAGCAATATGTGCTATTTCTGCATTTGTAGGGGTAATCTGATTTGCCCAACTGACACTTGAGAAATTCTGGCTGCTATTTTTTTAGTTATCTATTGctttacattttcttgtttCCATGACTAGATACAACATTAACCTTGTACTTTGCATTATCTGTTTTCCTATTGATCTCACCTTGTCAAGGTATAGACAAATTAGTAAAGATTTTGTTTCTTAAAAACACTTTATTATTGGATCCATGtttgatgaaaacaaaaaactatttATAACGGTGAACTTTCATGTTATTCATGCTTTTTGGTAAGATACAAGCTTGAAGTTCTAAAACCTTGATTTTCATATTCGTTTACTAAAAGCAAGTGTTACTTTGAGGGAAgcgaacacaaaaaaaaactgcatagtTCCTCACATTATAGATAGGTGGTGAAAACAAGAAATGTTCAACTGAAACGACTGTGGAGGAAAAGTCACGAAGAAGACTTAGTCTCCATTTCCGGTTCCGGGTCTCGAGGCAGAAACGTCGTGCGATCGGCACGGCTAAACAGAAAGTTATAGAGGAAACTCGGCTATTTGAGGGTTTTGCTCCTCTAAAGTCTGATTGGTCGTGCTTGGATTTTAACAGAGTATCCAGACTGAGAAAgcctaaagaaaaaagaaaaaggtttgtGTGCTTTTTTAATGCGTTTATCGCTGATGTAAGTAGTTCGCATACAGCAGTGTGCTAGCGTTAGTTAGCAGGTAACCAGGGAGTTTTGGCGGATGTAATTGATTTGAGCTTGTGTGTTGCTCCGGGTTAGCGATGTCATGCGTCTGCTTTAACGTAATATTACTGTTAAGCTTTTAAGAGCATCAAACTTGGTCCTGATTCAATGTGTTTTGAGTGCAGGTAGGTAACGTTTGTGTTAGTGCAACCCCAGCTAAGTGGGTGAATGAGTGTTTTTGAGCTTATGTAACCCCCATTTGTGTTAGTCACGTCAGTGTGGCATTGTCCAGACCTATATCAGGGAGTCATGAAGACAGTTTAATGATAAAGTGGTGTTGCTCAGGTTCTGCGCTATATGTTGTGTTTCGCAGGATTGGAGGATGTCTCTACCAAAGCGGGAGGTGGAGGAGTTGAGACCATGGGTGGAGCGCACTGTGAAGAAAGTGCTGGGTTTCTCGGAGCCCACTGTGGTCACTGCAGCTTTACACTGTGTGGGCAAGGGACTGGATAAAAGGAAGACCACAGGTACATTAAATGACCCTTTGAGACCGTTATTTAACAAGACAAACGCAGACCAAGCAAAGGCATCTTAAGCTAAAGTTAGATTTTTAAATTGGGATagagaaattattatttttgcctAAATATTTTCCTCTCATTGCAGAAGTTTGTGTGAATCCAGAAAATGTTGTCATTATTTTAAGATGACAGTAATCTAGGGATTGCTGGGTTTGTGTTAACTGTTTCACATTCATTTTCCCTCAGACCAGCTGCGTCCTTTCCTTGATGACTCTGCTGGAGGTTTTGTGGagcgtctttttgaagctcttGAGGAGAGCCGCAGCACCCGTGGCAACAAAGGAGCAGGAGAAAAGCACCGCAAGAGAGAGCTTAAGGTTACTGAAGTCAAATGTTCTGAGTTTATCATCCCTGTAGAGCTAAATGACAAGCTCATTTAGCAAGCTATTAGAGCTTATATTAAAATGTACACATGCAAAATAAGTCGAGTAGAATCGGCAGGCTGAGTACTTTAAATCAAAGGTTCCATGTTGGTGTCTTATAAACAGATCCATCCCGTTTCCCCTGGTTTAAATTTAAAATCcctggcttgtttttttttttcatccataaaatttaaacttggtttgatATTTACATTATCTCTGAAACTAGATTATTGCTGAAAGTATGTGATTATTTAGTTGTCTACGTTTGTTAATGTTTGTGATTTGGCTGTTTGGACTCAGGACGTTTTTGGAGATGAAGCTGACGGAGGAGCAGTACGAGAAATCCCCGACCCAGGAGATGCGACAACTGCAAAGCGGAAACGAGTCCCTCGCtttgaggaggtggaggagcctGAGGTCATACCCGGTCCTCCATCTGAAAGCCCTGGCATGCTTACTAAAATTCAGGTACAACAAGGGTGCAATTGACATTTATTGTATTCTAATTTTGTTGTCAGTTGATGAcgattataattattatttttatcctTTCGCTGTACCAACAGATCAAACAGATGATGGAGGCAGCAACTAAACAGATAGAAGAAAGGAAGAAACAACTGAGCTTTTCCTCTTCAGCCTCTACTGCAACAGTATTGagaatatttttttgtcaaaaaaaaaaaaacactatatacattTACAAAAGAAATCTGACATTTCAGTTTGAATTCTGACTTCAGCTCTTCCCACCCCACAGTCTCAGCTGGACTCCCCAGCAGTCTCGCGGCTTCTCGGCTCTTCCTCTGTTGCAGCTGGAGGTGGGGCCTCATCTATCGCCCCCTCCCAGGCTGCCAGCTTTATGAATGATGCAATTGAGAAGGCCCGCAAGGCAGCAGAGTTGCAGGCCCGCATCCAGTCCCAGCTGGCCATGAAGCCTGGTATCCTTGGGACATTGGGCAACACTGGGCCTCACAACTTAGTAGCACTAGCCAATCTACATGCCATGGGAATTGCTCCACCGTAAGTAACATCACAGCATAGgataattaaaatgaacatgggaGAAAAGACGGAGGGGGCCATGTATCTTTCCTCTAAGAGCACGGTAAAGATAAATGgatttttctgtttgctcaCCTGCAGGAaagtagaaataaaagaggtgaaCAAGCCCACACCTCTGATTCTAGATGACAAGGGACGAACTGTAGATGCCAGTGGCAAAGAGATTGAACTCACGCATCGTATGCCCACACTCAAAGGTATGCATTCGGTTTCATTACACCTGTACCCACATAtgattttcttctctcttttttttgggcTCTCAAACCATTTTCCTCTTCCTGTGCAGCTAACATACGAGCGGTAAAGAGGGAGCAGTTCCGTCAGCAGTTGAAGGAGAAGCCTGGGGATGATTTGGAGTCGACGTCCTACTTTGACCAGCGTGTGCCTATCACACCAGCTCAGCGTGCTCGCAGGGGCTTTAAATTCCACGAGCAGGGGCGTTTTGAAAAGATTGCTCAGAGAATTAGAACCAAGGTtggactctcaaaccctcagcCGCTGCATGTTCTGGTTATTTGAAATCGAATATTGAGCGGCTGTTAAAACTCGGTTCATGTCTTTTGTCTCTCTTGCATGAATGTCTGCCCTCATCAGGCCCAGCTGGAGCGGCTGCAGAATGAGATCGCTCAGGCAGCAAAGAAGACAGGAATCCAGGCTTCCACCAAGCTAGCACTGATTGCCCCTAAAAAAGAAATTGGAGATGGGGAGGTGCCCAGTATTGAGTGGTGGGACTCCTTCATCTTGCCCGCCAATATAGCCATGTAAGAGAATACAGTTTAAGAACTTATGCAGCGTTTAGCCAAATCTCAGCAC
This window harbors:
- the prpf3 gene encoding U4/U6 small nuclear ribonucleoprotein Prp3, whose product is MSLPKREVEELRPWVERTVKKVLGFSEPTVVTAALHCVGKGLDKRKTTDQLRPFLDDSAGGFVERLFEALEESRSTRGNKGAGEKHRKRELKDVFGDEADGGAVREIPDPGDATTAKRKRVPRFEEVEEPEVIPGPPSESPGMLTKIQIKQMMEAATKQIEERKKQLSFSSSASTATSQLDSPAVSRLLGSSSVAAGGGASSIAPSQAASFMNDAIEKARKAAELQARIQSQLAMKPGILGTLGNTGPHNLVALANLHAMGIAPPKVEIKEVNKPTPLILDDKGRTVDASGKEIELTHRMPTLKANIRAVKREQFRQQLKEKPGDDLESTSYFDQRVPITPAQRARRGFKFHEQGRFEKIAQRIRTKAQLERLQNEIAQAAKKTGIQASTKLALIAPKKEIGDGEVPSIEWWDSFILPANIAIKPDAKFEEFDLFGVTNLVEHPAQMSPPVDTDKPVTLGVYLTKREQKKLRRQTRREAQKEVQEKVRLGLMPPPEPKVRISNLMRVLGTEAVQDPTKVEAHVRAQMAKRQKAHEEANAARKLTAEQRKEKKVKQLREDLTDGVHIAVYRIRNLQNPAKKFKVEANANQLYLTGTVVLHRDVNIVVVEGGPKSQKKFKRLMMHRIKWEEHNSKRDDPDGDDDTRRNNKCWLIWEGTAKERSFGEMKFKQCPTENMAREHFKKHGTEHYWDLALSQSVLDGTDD